A stretch of Meiothermus sp. QL-1 DNA encodes these proteins:
- the leuC gene encoding 3-isopropylmalate dehydratase large subunit: MGKSLYEKVWEAHALRTLPNGQTQLFIDVHLIHEVTSPQAFGMLRDLGLKVRYPERTFATVDHIVPTHSLLEPFEDPQADEMIRELRKNVAEHGITFFDVDSGRQGIVHVIGPENGITQPGMTIACGDSHTSTHGAFGAIAFGIGTTQVRDVLATQTMAVSKLKVRRINVNGRLGPGVYAKDVILHIIRTLGVNGGLGYAYEYGGEVFERFSMEERMTVCNMSIEGGARIGYVNPDETTFAYLKGRPYAPKGEEWDKAVARWRALASDPDAHYDDVVNIRAEDIAPTVTWGINPGQGCAIDERVPDPAHYPEAQRAAIEEALAHMKLKPGQPIKGVKVDVAFLGSCTNGRISDFREAAKYLKGRKVAPGVRAIAVPGSQQVARQCEEEGIAEIFRQAGFEWRGAGCSMCLAMNPDRLVGDELCASSSNRNFKGRQGSPTGRTVLMSPVMVVAAAVTGRISDAREVFGAELVGA; this comes from the coding sequence ATGGGAAAAAGCCTGTACGAGAAAGTCTGGGAGGCCCACGCCCTCCGCACCCTGCCCAACGGACAAACCCAGCTCTTCATCGACGTTCACCTGATCCACGAGGTCACCAGCCCGCAGGCCTTCGGCATGCTGCGCGACCTGGGGCTCAAGGTGCGCTACCCCGAGCGCACCTTCGCCACCGTGGACCACATCGTGCCCACCCACTCGCTTTTAGAGCCCTTCGAGGACCCCCAGGCCGACGAGATGATCCGCGAGCTGCGCAAGAACGTGGCCGAGCACGGGATCACCTTCTTCGATGTGGATTCGGGGCGGCAGGGCATCGTGCACGTAATCGGCCCCGAAAACGGCATCACCCAGCCCGGCATGACCATCGCCTGCGGCGACTCCCACACCTCGACCCACGGGGCCTTCGGGGCCATCGCCTTTGGCATCGGGACCACCCAGGTGCGCGACGTCCTGGCCACCCAGACCATGGCGGTGAGCAAGCTCAAGGTCCGGCGCATCAACGTGAACGGCCGGCTGGGCCCCGGGGTCTACGCCAAAGATGTGATCCTGCACATCATCCGCACCCTCGGGGTCAACGGGGGGCTGGGCTACGCCTACGAGTACGGCGGGGAGGTCTTCGAGCGCTTCAGCATGGAGGAGCGGATGACGGTCTGCAACATGAGCATCGAGGGGGGCGCCCGCATCGGCTATGTCAACCCCGACGAGACCACCTTCGCCTACCTGAAGGGCCGGCCCTACGCGCCCAAAGGGGAGGAGTGGGACAAGGCGGTGGCCCGCTGGCGGGCGCTGGCCTCGGACCCCGATGCCCACTACGACGACGTGGTGAACATCCGCGCCGAAGACATCGCCCCCACCGTGACCTGGGGCATCAACCCCGGCCAGGGCTGCGCCATCGACGAGCGGGTGCCGGACCCCGCCCACTACCCCGAGGCCCAGCGGGCGGCCATCGAGGAGGCTTTGGCCCACATGAAGCTGAAGCCGGGCCAGCCCATCAAGGGCGTGAAGGTGGACGTGGCCTTCCTGGGAAGCTGCACCAACGGGCGCATCTCCGACTTCCGCGAGGCGGCCAAATACCTCAAGGGCCGCAAGGTGGCCCCGGGGGTGCGGGCCATCGCGGTGCCGGGCTCGCAGCAGGTCGCCCGGCAGTGCGAGGAGGAGGGCATCGCCGAGATATTCCGCCAGGCTGGGTTTGAGTGGCGCGGGGCCGGGTGCAGCATGTGCCTGGCTATGAACCCCGACCGGCTGGTGGGGGACGAGCTTTGCGCCTCCTCCTCCAACCGCAACTTCAAGGGCCGCCAGGGCAGCCCCACCGGCCGCACCGTCCTGATGAGCCCGGTGATGGTGGTGGCCGCCGCGGTTACCGGCCGCATTAGCGACGCGCGGGAGGTCTTCGGGGCCGAGCTGGTAGGGGCCTAG
- the mfd gene encoding transcription-repair coupling factor produces the protein MTLTEPELLNRYLPGLPQVARALLFARANGSRLLLCPPERLALYQDLSALGVPAYVNPGLEAWGEAQVVVMSYEEALAPFPEDPAAWRLGLQVGQRYLREALLEQLARMGYVRGEDFEVRGEVLELGEVRLEFYGDELEGLWVAGEARPRHLLTPRPGKAEGWGSHKLRHFPGTVFLDTPALAPAELWPLLEGRALVSFGLGGPELPPLHLPYQPLPPYRARVSRFVEDVGRWLGEGYAVVLFYRHSKSLGYLRQKLAGLPLRTLSVLELRPGSLSLVPAPFEGAFLDPEARTVYLSEAHLYAFGGGEALRRRVVGGEVADPGALAVGDYLIHPEHGIGQYLGLETREVLGAKRDYLVLRYAGEARLYLPVEQLPFLKRHPGTTDDPPALSSLGKGEWKRRRERAAKDALELAQRLLVLHAKREATPGRAFGPLPEWDPLVERNFPHTLTPDQKRALEETLRDLEAPRPMDRLISGDVGFGKTEVALRAAFRVVGHGAQVALLVPTTLLAEQHRETFQSRLAGLPVRVAALSRFTPEREVREILKGLEAGTVDIVIGTHRLLSPDVRFKDLGLLVVDEEHRFGVAQKERIRELKEAVDTLYLSATPIPRSLYSALVGLRDLSSIQTPPPGRKPIRTVLAPFDPALVRQGIMDELERGGKVFYVHDRVATIPARRKYLETLVPEARIGVVHGQMGEAEVEETMLAFAEGAFDVLLATTIIESGLDIPEANTILVERADKLGLAALYQLRGRVGRRDQEAWAYLFHPLRLTEGAERRLAALADLSDLGSGHLLAEKDMEIRGVGNLLGPEQHGHIRAVSLEVYTELLEEAIRKLRGEEMEPERHVTLDLQLSARLTPEYIPSPAARSRYYGRLAECKNLAQLSRLVKELKERYGPAPEEVENFLALTRLRLLAEGRGVVSITEDLIYLQIAFAKPGFDYDAKALRELPFRVEPTQYPPGFRIPKKGLQGRGVVQALSEVLYLVG, from the coding sequence ATGACGCTTACCGAGCCTGAACTGTTGAACCGCTACCTGCCCGGCCTGCCCCAGGTGGCCCGGGCCCTGCTCTTTGCCCGAGCAAATGGTTCCCGCCTGCTTCTGTGCCCTCCCGAGCGGCTTGCCCTTTACCAGGACCTCTCGGCCTTGGGGGTTCCGGCCTATGTGAACCCTGGTCTGGAGGCCTGGGGCGAGGCCCAGGTGGTGGTGATGAGCTACGAGGAGGCCCTGGCCCCCTTTCCCGAGGACCCCGCGGCCTGGCGCTTGGGCCTTCAGGTGGGCCAGCGCTACCTGCGCGAGGCCCTGCTGGAGCAGCTGGCCCGCATGGGGTATGTGCGGGGGGAGGACTTCGAGGTGCGGGGGGAGGTTTTGGAGCTGGGGGAGGTGCGCTTGGAGTTCTACGGCGATGAGCTGGAGGGCCTGTGGGTGGCAGGGGAGGCCCGGCCGCGCCATCTCCTCACCCCCCGGCCGGGCAAGGCCGAAGGGTGGGGATCCCACAAGCTGCGCCACTTTCCGGGAACGGTCTTCCTGGATACCCCGGCCCTGGCCCCTGCCGAGCTGTGGCCCCTTCTGGAGGGGCGGGCGCTGGTCAGCTTTGGCCTGGGGGGGCCCGAGCTTCCCCCCTTGCACCTGCCCTACCAGCCCCTGCCTCCCTACCGGGCGCGGGTCTCGAGGTTCGTGGAGGACGTGGGGCGCTGGCTTGGGGAAGGCTACGCGGTGGTCTTATTCTACCGCCACTCCAAAAGCCTGGGTTACCTGCGCCAGAAGCTGGCGGGCTTGCCGCTGCGGACGCTCTCGGTCCTCGAGCTCCGCCCAGGGAGCCTCAGCCTGGTGCCTGCGCCCTTCGAGGGGGCCTTTTTGGACCCGGAGGCCCGCACGGTCTACCTGAGCGAGGCCCACCTCTACGCCTTCGGGGGGGGCGAGGCCCTGCGGCGCCGGGTGGTGGGGGGTGAGGTGGCCGATCCTGGGGCTTTGGCCGTGGGCGATTACCTGATCCACCCCGAACACGGCATCGGGCAGTACCTGGGGCTAGAGACCCGCGAGGTGCTGGGGGCCAAGCGGGACTACCTGGTGCTGCGCTACGCGGGGGAGGCCCGGCTGTATTTGCCGGTCGAGCAGCTACCCTTCCTCAAACGCCACCCCGGCACCACCGACGACCCGCCTGCTCTCTCCTCCCTAGGTAAGGGCGAGTGGAAAAGGCGCCGGGAGCGGGCGGCCAAGGACGCTTTAGAGCTTGCCCAGCGCCTGCTGGTGCTGCACGCCAAGCGCGAGGCCACCCCGGGCCGCGCCTTTGGCCCTCTGCCGGAGTGGGACCCCCTGGTCGAGCGCAATTTCCCCCACACCCTCACCCCCGACCAGAAGAGGGCTTTGGAGGAGACCCTGCGCGACCTCGAGGCCCCCCGCCCCATGGACCGGCTCATCTCGGGCGACGTGGGTTTTGGCAAGACCGAGGTGGCCCTCCGCGCAGCCTTCCGGGTGGTGGGGCATGGGGCCCAGGTGGCCCTTCTGGTGCCCACCACCCTTCTGGCCGAGCAGCACCGGGAAACCTTCCAAAGTCGCCTGGCAGGGCTTCCGGTGCGGGTGGCGGCGCTTTCGCGCTTTACCCCCGAGCGGGAGGTGCGCGAGATTCTGAAAGGGTTGGAAGCAGGCACGGTGGACATCGTTATCGGCACCCACCGGCTTCTTTCGCCCGACGTGCGCTTCAAGGACCTGGGCCTTTTGGTGGTGGACGAGGAGCACCGCTTTGGGGTGGCCCAGAAGGAGCGCATCCGCGAGCTCAAGGAGGCGGTGGACACCCTGTACCTCTCCGCCACCCCCATTCCCCGCAGCCTCTACAGTGCGCTGGTGGGCCTCAGGGACCTCTCCAGCATCCAGACCCCACCCCCAGGCCGCAAGCCCATCCGCACCGTGCTCGCCCCCTTCGACCCTGCTTTGGTGCGGCAGGGTATCATGGACGAGCTCGAGCGGGGCGGCAAGGTCTTTTACGTGCACGACCGGGTGGCCACCATTCCGGCCCGGCGCAAATACCTAGAGACCCTGGTGCCCGAGGCCCGCATCGGGGTGGTGCACGGGCAGATGGGCGAGGCCGAGGTGGAGGAGACCATGCTGGCCTTCGCCGAGGGGGCCTTCGATGTGCTTTTGGCCACCACCATCATCGAGTCGGGCCTCGACATCCCCGAAGCCAACACCATCCTGGTGGAAAGGGCGGACAAGCTGGGCCTGGCCGCGCTCTACCAGCTCAGGGGGCGGGTGGGCCGGCGCGACCAGGAGGCCTGGGCCTACCTCTTCCACCCCCTTCGCCTCACCGAGGGGGCCGAGCGGCGGCTTGCCGCCCTGGCCGACCTCTCGGACCTGGGCTCGGGCCATCTTCTGGCCGAGAAGGACATGGAGATAAGGGGGGTGGGAAACCTTCTGGGCCCTGAGCAGCATGGGCACATCCGCGCGGTGAGCCTGGAGGTTTACACCGAGCTGCTCGAGGAGGCCATCCGCAAGCTCAGGGGCGAGGAAATGGAACCCGAACGGCACGTTACCCTCGACCTACAGCTCTCGGCCCGCCTCACCCCGGAGTACATCCCCAGCCCCGCAGCCCGCAGCCGCTACTACGGCCGGCTGGCCGAGTGCAAGAACCTGGCCCAGCTCTCCCGGCTGGTCAAAGAGCTGAAGGAGCGCTACGGCCCGGCCCCCGAGGAGGTGGAGAACTTCCTGGCCCTCACCCGCCTGCGCCTTCTGGCCGAGGGGCGGGGGGTGGTTTCCATCACCGAGGACCTGATCTACCTGCAGATTGCCTTTGCCAAGCCGGGTTTCGACTACGACGCCAAGGCCCTGCGCGAGCTGCCCTTCCGGGTGGAGCCCACCCAGTATCCCCCGGGCTTCCGCATTCCCAAGAAGGGGTTGCAGGGGCGCGGGGTGGTGCAGGCCTTGAGCGAGGTGCTCTACCTGGTGGGTTGA
- a CDS encoding DJ-1/PfpI family protein, with protein MRMGVLLTPGFLEAEAALALEVARLLQWEGFTLARSRASLEGNAGAVWTPKYTLAARPGLELLVIPGGSQMRRLGREAEHRAWLEEVWEGLQAVWTGANGALFLLEAGHLSGKAAAHPLAHEALRAAHLEPVAAPYHWQGKLCTTQGYLALLQALLDWANPAASIWTHLGLQPTR; from the coding sequence ATGCGGATGGGGGTCCTGCTCACCCCAGGCTTTTTGGAGGCTGAGGCCGCGCTGGCCCTAGAGGTGGCCCGACTTCTGCAGTGGGAGGGCTTCACCCTGGCCCGCAGCCGCGCCTCCTTGGAGGGAAATGCCGGGGCGGTCTGGACACCCAAGTACACCCTGGCAGCCCGCCCCGGGCTCGAGCTGCTGGTAATCCCAGGGGGGTCCCAGATGCGCAGGCTGGGCCGGGAGGCAGAGCACCGGGCCTGGCTGGAGGAGGTTTGGGAAGGGCTTCAGGCAGTCTGGACCGGGGCCAACGGGGCCTTGTTCTTGCTCGAGGCCGGCCATCTCTCGGGCAAAGCCGCTGCCCATCCGCTGGCTCACGAGGCCCTTCGTGCAGCCCACCTGGAGCCGGTGGCGGCCCCCTATCACTGGCAGGGGAAGCTCTGCACCACCCAGGGCTACCTTGCCCTGCTGCAGGCCCTCTTGGACTGGGCCAACCCTGCAGCAAGCATCTGGACCCACCTGGGCCTTCAACCCACCAGGTAG
- a CDS encoding S41 family peptidase, which produces MLKRGLWGLVLLLGLALASPAQDLFNEASRLLSSYYGGFAQLRIEELRQKYQQELEKACAQEATCPTQKAHPVIQALVAEVGDRHTRFFTPEEYAEIQRRLSGGQSSRPQLGVQLQVVPGLAGLVVVEVLSESPAEEAGLRRGDRILAINGEPLPEAESERLAFLRERVGELPLSLTIERAQRRLEVVVQPRVISLRQLPSLVLRPDGVAVLRIPSFSGYQQVGPRIHELVRQAQAGGAWGMVVDLRNNGGGLLSECLVGAGAFVEETYRRLEDNLRPSEQGYKNGYYYFRSGGQERPQYLVQPARWTGPVVVLVNERTASCAEFFTFDLQEGRKIPVIGQPTAGVGNTTTIFLRLFDGSGLQVTTAKAQRRDGSYYQDRVIPDLSLAEDWGALAEGRDLLLEKAVELLAKMAGRF; this is translated from the coding sequence ATGCTCAAACGGGGGTTGTGGGGGCTGGTCCTCCTCCTCGGGCTGGCGCTGGCCAGCCCGGCCCAGGACCTGTTCAACGAGGCCAGCCGACTTTTGTCCAGCTACTATGGGGGCTTTGCCCAACTCAGGATTGAGGAGCTCAGGCAGAAGTACCAGCAGGAGCTGGAGAAGGCCTGCGCCCAGGAGGCAACCTGCCCCACCCAGAAGGCCCACCCGGTAATCCAGGCTCTGGTGGCCGAGGTGGGTGACCGCCACACCCGCTTTTTTACCCCGGAGGAGTACGCCGAGATTCAGCGGCGGCTGTCGGGTGGGCAAAGCAGCCGTCCCCAGCTTGGGGTGCAGCTCCAGGTGGTGCCGGGGCTGGCTGGGCTTGTGGTGGTGGAGGTGCTGAGCGAAAGCCCTGCCGAGGAGGCCGGGCTGCGCCGGGGCGACCGCATTCTGGCAATAAACGGCGAGCCTCTTCCGGAGGCCGAGTCGGAGCGCCTTGCGTTCCTGCGCGAGCGGGTGGGCGAGCTTCCCCTTAGCCTCACCATAGAGCGGGCCCAAAGGCGCCTGGAGGTGGTGGTGCAGCCCCGCGTCATTTCGCTGCGCCAGCTTCCCAGCCTGGTGCTGCGCCCCGATGGGGTGGCGGTGCTGCGCATCCCCTCCTTCAGCGGTTACCAGCAGGTGGGGCCGCGCATCCATGAGCTGGTGCGCCAGGCCCAGGCAGGGGGGGCCTGGGGCATGGTCGTGGACCTGCGCAACAACGGGGGAGGCCTCCTGAGCGAGTGCCTGGTGGGGGCCGGGGCCTTTGTGGAGGAGACCTACCGGCGGCTGGAGGACAACCTGCGCCCAAGCGAGCAGGGGTACAAAAACGGCTACTACTACTTCCGCTCGGGTGGCCAAGAGCGTCCGCAGTACCTGGTGCAGCCTGCCCGCTGGACGGGCCCGGTGGTGGTGCTGGTCAACGAGCGCACCGCTTCCTGCGCAGAGTTCTTCACCTTCGACCTGCAGGAAGGGCGCAAAATCCCGGTGATCGGGCAGCCTACCGCCGGGGTGGGCAACACCACCACCATCTTCCTGCGCCTTTTTGACGGCTCGGGCCTGCAGGTCACCACCGCCAAGGCCCAGCGCAGGGACGGGAGCTACTACCAAGACCGGGTCATCCCCGACCTGAGCCTGGCCGAGGACTGGGGAGCGCTGGCAGAGGGACGCGACCTGCTTTTGGAGAAGGCGGTGGAGCTTCTGGCCAAGATGGCGGGGAGGTTCTAG
- a CDS encoding thioredoxin family protein: MLQYDQLALGAPLIDAELPDLDGKPRRLSEFSEPVLVVLFMCNHCPYVKGSIKEIVDLAKKYQGQVAFVGINPNDYTRYPEDSPEGMRTFAKEHGIPFPYLLDESQTTAKAYKALRTPEAFVFDSERRLRYHGRVNDQPKNPEGVSEHTLALVLEALTQGAEPPFTRADAIGCTIKWKPGNEPTVTIGQG; this comes from the coding sequence ATGCTACAGTACGACCAACTAGCCCTAGGCGCCCCGCTGATTGACGCTGAGCTTCCCGACCTCGACGGCAAGCCTCGACGGCTTTCGGAGTTTTCCGAGCCCGTACTGGTGGTGCTATTCATGTGCAACCACTGCCCCTACGTGAAGGGCTCCATCAAGGAAATCGTGGACCTGGCGAAGAAGTACCAGGGGCAGGTGGCCTTCGTGGGCATAAACCCCAACGACTACACCCGCTACCCCGAGGATTCCCCGGAGGGCATGCGGACCTTCGCCAAGGAGCACGGCATCCCTTTCCCCTATCTTCTAGACGAAAGCCAGACCACCGCCAAAGCCTACAAGGCCCTGCGCACCCCCGAGGCCTTCGTATTCGACTCGGAGCGCAGGCTCCGCTACCACGGCCGGGTCAACGACCAGCCTAAAAACCCCGAAGGGGTGAGCGAGCATACGCTGGCGCTGGTGCTGGAGGCCCTTACCCAGGGGGCCGAGCCTCCTTTTACCCGGGCCGACGCGATTGGGTGCACCATCAAATGGAAACCCGGCAATGAGCCCACTGTAACCATCGGCCAGGGATAG
- the glmU gene encoding bifunctional UDP-N-acetylglucosamine diphosphorylase/glucosamine-1-phosphate N-acetyltransferase GlmU, giving the protein MAHAVVILAAGLGTRMKSKLPKVLHPLLGKPLVGYCIDAAFQSGAERVVVVVGHGAEQVRQAFASHPRLVFVEQKEQLGTAHALAQAEAVLADFPGPIVVTQGDTPLTRPETLKGLVEVLRREQAGMALLTMRLPDPTGYGRIVRDEKGEILRNVEQKDARPEELAIQEINPGVYCFDASLWAMLRRVDNQNAAGEYYLPDLIQIYRAAGQKVASLEAKDPEELLGVNSRAQLAQVEAVLLGRLRAHWMAQGVRMVLPETVYLEPSVELAPDVVLWPGVVLRGQTRLGEGVEVGAYAVLTDTTVEPYAKVKSHSVCEGAYIEQGADAGPFARLRPGAYLEQEAHVGNFVEVKNARLGRRAKAGHLAYLGDAEVGEESNIGAGVITANYDGVRKHKTTIGKRAFVGSNSVLIAPVTLGDGAFVAGGSAINQDVPAEALAIARERQRNIEGYRRRREQETSGAG; this is encoded by the coding sequence ATGGCGCATGCGGTGGTAATCCTCGCGGCCGGTCTGGGCACCCGGATGAAGTCCAAGCTGCCCAAGGTGCTCCACCCCCTGCTGGGGAAACCCCTGGTGGGCTACTGCATCGATGCGGCCTTCCAAAGTGGGGCCGAACGGGTGGTGGTGGTGGTGGGCCACGGGGCCGAGCAGGTGCGGCAGGCTTTTGCCAGCCATCCCCGGCTGGTCTTTGTGGAACAAAAAGAGCAGCTCGGCACCGCCCACGCTCTGGCCCAGGCCGAGGCGGTGCTGGCCGACTTCCCCGGACCCATCGTGGTTACCCAGGGCGACACCCCGCTCACCCGCCCCGAGACCCTGAAGGGTTTGGTGGAGGTGCTGAGGCGGGAGCAGGCCGGGATGGCCCTTCTCACCATGAGGCTTCCCGACCCCACCGGCTATGGGCGCATTGTGCGGGACGAAAAGGGAGAGATTTTGCGCAATGTGGAGCAAAAGGACGCCCGCCCTGAGGAACTGGCCATCCAGGAAATCAACCCAGGGGTATACTGCTTTGACGCCTCACTTTGGGCAATGCTCCGGCGGGTGGATAACCAAAACGCAGCGGGCGAGTACTACCTGCCCGACCTCATCCAAATCTACCGCGCGGCAGGGCAGAAAGTGGCCTCCCTCGAGGCCAAAGACCCAGAGGAGCTCCTGGGGGTCAACTCCAGGGCCCAGCTCGCCCAGGTGGAGGCGGTGCTGCTCGGTCGCCTGCGGGCCCACTGGATGGCCCAGGGGGTGCGGATGGTGCTGCCGGAGACGGTCTACCTCGAGCCCAGCGTGGAGCTGGCCCCGGATGTGGTCCTTTGGCCGGGCGTCGTCTTGCGGGGCCAGACCCGCCTGGGGGAGGGGGTGGAGGTGGGTGCCTACGCGGTGCTCACCGACACCACCGTGGAGCCCTACGCCAAGGTGAAGTCCCACAGCGTCTGCGAGGGGGCCTACATCGAGCAGGGAGCCGATGCGGGGCCCTTTGCCCGGCTGCGCCCGGGGGCCTATTTGGAGCAGGAGGCGCATGTGGGCAACTTCGTCGAGGTCAAGAATGCCCGCCTGGGGCGGCGGGCCAAGGCCGGGCACCTGGCCTACTTGGGCGATGCCGAGGTGGGGGAGGAGTCCAACATCGGGGCGGGGGTCATCACCGCCAACTACGACGGGGTGCGCAAGCACAAGACCACCATCGGCAAGCGGGCCTTCGTGGGTTCCAACAGCGTCCTCATAGCCCCTGTGACCCTGGGGGATGGGGCTTTTGTGGCGGGGGGCAGCGCTATCAACCAGGATGTGCCGGCGGAGGCCTTGGCCATCGCGCGTGAGCGCCAACGAAACATCGAGGGCTACCGGCGCAGGCGCGAGCAGGAGACCTCTGGGGCTGGCTAG
- a CDS encoding twin-arginine translocase TatA/TatE family subunit, translating to MNLGMPEILIILLIALLLFGPRKLPELGRSLGQSIREFQRGVRNVREEFEKAADVKEFKEIKEELSKPLEEKKPEAKS from the coding sequence ATGAACCTGGGAATGCCTGAGATTCTAATCATTCTGCTCATCGCCCTTTTGCTCTTCGGTCCGCGCAAGCTGCCGGAGCTGGGCCGCAGCCTAGGCCAGAGCATCCGGGAATTTCAGCGGGGAGTGCGGAACGTGCGCGAGGAGTTTGAAAAGGCCGCGGACGTGAAGGAGTTCAAGGAGATCAAAGAGGAGCTGAGCAAGCCGCTGGAGGAGAAGAAGCCCGAGGCCAAATCCTAG
- the tatC gene encoding twin-arginine translocase subunit TatC, with product MREAPLMEHLEELRNRLIWSIVAWAVMTAVAFSFRVQILEALKRPLDVYNQDASVKAELIVLNITEPFLTALKVAAFGGLVLALPFIVYQIWAFIAPGLYDHERRLAVPFILGAGFSFAVGVTFAYFVLLPFAVPFLLGFLGDVITPQISIGMYMGQVVTFMALMGILFEMPVVSYLLARLGLLTSRFLADNWRIAVVLLVTLAAIITPTVDVVNLSLVSVPLMVLYGISILLVKWAERGRPKEAEASPA from the coding sequence ATGCGGGAAGCCCCGTTGATGGAACACCTCGAGGAGCTACGCAACCGCCTGATTTGGTCCATCGTGGCCTGGGCGGTGATGACCGCTGTAGCCTTTTCCTTTCGCGTGCAGATTCTGGAGGCCCTGAAGCGGCCTTTGGACGTCTACAACCAGGATGCCTCCGTCAAGGCTGAGCTCATCGTTTTGAACATCACCGAGCCCTTCCTCACCGCCCTCAAGGTGGCGGCCTTTGGCGGGCTGGTCTTGGCCTTGCCCTTTATCGTTTACCAGATCTGGGCCTTTATCGCCCCGGGCCTCTACGACCACGAGCGGCGCCTGGCGGTGCCCTTCATCCTGGGGGCCGGCTTCAGCTTTGCGGTGGGCGTAACCTTCGCCTACTTCGTGCTGCTGCCCTTCGCGGTCCCTTTCCTGCTTGGATTCCTGGGCGACGTAATCACCCCGCAGATCTCCATAGGGATGTACATGGGCCAGGTGGTCACCTTTATGGCCCTGATGGGCATCCTCTTCGAGATGCCGGTGGTGAGCTACCTGCTGGCCAGGCTGGGCCTTCTTACCAGCCGCTTCCTGGCCGATAACTGGCGCATAGCCGTGGTGCTGCTGGTTACCCTGGCGGCCATCATTACCCCCACGGTTGACGTGGTCAACCTCAGCCTGGTCTCGGTGCCCTTGATGGTGCTCTACGGCATCTCCATTCTGCTGGTCAAGTGGGCTGAGCGCGGCCGACCCAAAGAGGCGGAGGCCAGCCCGGCCTGA
- a CDS encoding bifunctional 3-deoxy-7-phosphoheptulonate synthase/chorismate mutase — MDQRILELRKEVDRVNREILRLLSERGRLVSEIGRVQTELGLPHYDPKREEEMLAYLTQENPGPFPSETIRRLFKEIFKASLDLEERQDKQKFLYSRQVKPEDTKVRVKEVVFGEGKVLVAGPCAIESEEQVFSTARFLAGHGVKVLRGGAYKPRTSPYGFQGLGEPGLKLGRQAADAYGMAFVTEVMDTRDVELVAQYADILQVGTRNAQNFALLREVGRAGKPVLLKRGFAQTIEEWFYSAEYILSQGNAEVILCERGIRTYEKWTRNTLDLSAAVLAKQLTHLPVIVDVTHAAGRRDLLAPLARAALAAGLDGVHVEVHPNPKVALSDNEQQLDFAQFEQFLRAIEDLMPRVARV, encoded by the coding sequence ATGGACCAACGCATTCTGGAGCTGCGCAAAGAAGTAGACCGCGTCAACCGCGAGATTCTCCGCCTCCTTTCCGAGCGGGGCCGGTTGGTCAGCGAGATTGGGCGGGTGCAGACCGAGCTCGGCCTGCCCCACTACGACCCCAAGCGGGAGGAGGAGATGCTGGCCTACCTGACCCAGGAAAACCCAGGGCCTTTCCCAAGCGAGACCATCCGACGGCTTTTCAAGGAGATTTTCAAGGCCTCCCTCGACCTGGAAGAACGCCAGGATAAGCAGAAGTTCCTCTACTCGCGCCAGGTCAAACCCGAGGACACCAAGGTGCGGGTCAAGGAGGTGGTCTTTGGCGAGGGCAAGGTGCTGGTGGCGGGGCCCTGCGCCATTGAGTCGGAGGAGCAGGTATTTTCCACCGCGCGTTTTCTGGCCGGGCATGGGGTGAAGGTGCTGCGCGGAGGGGCCTACAAGCCCCGGACCTCCCCCTACGGCTTCCAGGGCCTGGGTGAGCCGGGCCTCAAGCTGGGGCGCCAGGCCGCGGACGCCTACGGCATGGCTTTTGTGACCGAGGTGATGGACACCCGGGATGTGGAGCTGGTGGCCCAGTACGCCGACATCCTCCAGGTAGGTACGCGCAATGCCCAGAACTTCGCCCTTCTGCGCGAGGTAGGGCGGGCTGGCAAGCCTGTTTTGCTCAAGCGAGGCTTTGCCCAGACCATTGAGGAGTGGTTCTACAGCGCCGAGTACATCCTCTCGCAGGGGAACGCGGAGGTAATTCTGTGCGAGCGGGGTATCCGAACCTACGAGAAGTGGACCCGCAACACCCTGGACCTCTCGGCCGCGGTGCTGGCCAAGCAGCTCACCCATCTGCCGGTGATTGTGGACGTGACCCACGCAGCCGGACGGCGCGATCTGCTGGCCCCGCTGGCCCGGGCTGCTTTGGCGGCCGGGCTGGATGGGGTGCACGTGGAGGTGCACCCCAACCCCAAGGTGGCCCTTTCCGATAACGAGCAGCAGCTCGACTTCGCCCAGTTCGAGCAGTTCCTGCGGGCCATCGAGGACCTGATGCCCCGGGTGGCGAGGGTCTGA